A window of Rhizobium acidisoli contains these coding sequences:
- a CDS encoding CHASE2 domain-containing protein yields MNHRLQTVIALLLAGLWGAALGYANLKGGSGLLDRMEASLADIRSVVIGATTPPPVVSIVAIDDRTAAAHGYPLDRATLARLVGAITALKPKALALDILLVDPGPEEGDAALTAALAEGPSVIAAAATFARSSQEVTDGANDPLAAIPEANQILLPLARFAEAAAVGIVNVATDQTGTPRFIPLISRGADRLDPAFPLRAASVALGVDPTIERDAIMLGALRIPTDIGQRLPVTFYGGRGSIATSSAADALEGKLSADAVAGRIVVIGSTVTGGGDVFPTPFDPVMPGVEVMSTAITHLVTGDGMVRDHRMRLIDAATAIGLPLVFVSLIAWRRSAAGYIIIVLTLIVWALLNLSAFAHGYWLSAALPIAAALPPALIFGAAELWLDRGRARHFAEQSALLQRIEAPGLGEWLARDPNFLAQPVRQNAAVIFIDLSGFTGLSEKLGPVKVSQVLSGFFELIDEETRAHGGAITSFMGDGAMILFGLPEPADDDAARAAACAVSLCERTRAWLQAHAGFAEKKIGFKVGAHCGPIVASRLGTGDRQQITAAGDTINVGSRLMEVAALHGVELALSAEIVRSAGPDSALLQAGRMEGPLETALRGRASHIDTWLWRSRTL; encoded by the coding sequence ATGAACCATCGCCTGCAGACGGTGATCGCGCTGCTGCTCGCCGGTCTTTGGGGAGCAGCGCTCGGCTATGCCAATCTGAAGGGCGGAAGCGGCCTGCTCGACCGGATGGAGGCATCGCTTGCCGATATCCGCAGCGTGGTCATCGGGGCGACGACACCGCCCCCCGTCGTCTCGATCGTTGCGATCGACGACCGCACCGCCGCCGCCCATGGTTATCCCCTTGATCGGGCCACGCTTGCGCGCCTCGTCGGCGCGATCACCGCCTTGAAGCCGAAGGCGCTGGCGCTCGACATTCTGCTTGTCGATCCGGGGCCGGAGGAGGGCGATGCGGCGCTGACGGCCGCGCTTGCAGAAGGCCCGAGCGTGATTGCCGCCGCGGCCACCTTTGCCAGAAGCAGCCAAGAGGTCACCGATGGGGCGAACGATCCGCTTGCCGCTATCCCCGAGGCAAACCAGATTCTGTTGCCGCTTGCCCGCTTCGCCGAAGCAGCCGCCGTCGGCATCGTCAATGTAGCAACCGACCAGACCGGCACGCCGCGGTTCATTCCGCTGATTTCGCGCGGCGCAGACCGATTGGATCCGGCCTTTCCGCTGCGCGCCGCGTCGGTGGCGCTCGGCGTCGATCCGACCATCGAACGCGATGCCATCATGCTCGGCGCGCTGCGCATTCCCACAGATATCGGCCAGCGCCTGCCGGTGACCTTCTATGGTGGGCGCGGCAGCATCGCCACATCAAGCGCCGCCGATGCGCTTGAGGGCAAGCTTTCGGCGGATGCGGTCGCAGGACGAATCGTCGTCATCGGCTCGACGGTCACCGGCGGCGGCGACGTCTTCCCGACGCCGTTCGATCCGGTCATGCCCGGCGTCGAGGTGATGTCGACGGCGATCACCCATCTCGTCACCGGCGACGGCATGGTGCGCGATCACAGAATGAGGCTGATCGATGCCGCCACGGCCATCGGATTGCCGCTGGTTTTCGTCTCGTTGATCGCCTGGCGGCGGAGCGCGGCGGGCTACATCATCATCGTGCTGACGCTGATCGTCTGGGCGTTGCTCAATCTGTCGGCCTTTGCGCATGGCTACTGGCTGAGTGCGGCGCTGCCGATCGCCGCGGCGCTGCCGCCGGCGCTGATTTTCGGTGCGGCCGAACTCTGGCTCGACCGCGGCCGCGCCCGCCACTTCGCCGAGCAAAGCGCGCTCCTGCAGCGTATCGAGGCGCCCGGCCTTGGCGAGTGGTTGGCGCGGGATCCGAATTTCCTTGCCCAGCCGGTGCGCCAGAACGCGGCCGTCATCTTCATCGATCTCTCGGGTTTCACTGGCCTCAGCGAAAAGCTCGGGCCGGTCAAGGTCAGCCAGGTGCTGAGCGGCTTCTTCGAACTGATCGACGAGGAGACGCGCGCTCACGGCGGCGCCATCACCAGTTTCATGGGCGATGGGGCGATGATCCTGTTCGGCCTGCCGGAGCCTGCCGATGACGATGCCGCCCGCGCGGCTGCCTGCGCCGTCAGCCTGTGCGAGCGCACCCGGGCCTGGCTCCAAGCGCATGCGGGCTTTGCCGAGAAGAAGATCGGCTTCAAGGTCGGCGCCCATTGCGGGCCGATCGTCGCCTCGCGGCTCGGCACCGGCGACCGGCAGCAGATCACGGCGGCGGGCGACACCATCAATGTCGGCAGCCGGCTGATGGAGGTGGCCGCCCTCCATGGCGTCGAACTGGCGCTGAGCGCCGAAATCGTCCGCTCCGCGGGCCCCGACAGCGCGCTGCTGCAGGCCGGCCGGATGGAGGGTCCGTTGGAAACGGCGCTGCGCGGCCGGGCAAGCCATATCGACACCTGGCTGTGGCGCAGCCGCACGCTTTGA
- a CDS encoding FecR domain-containing protein has protein sequence MHTTFRSLLAAALAVGLIPHGAALAQSAGCTIARDASARQVFTCPGGVKITAEAGASFRLADRNRDGSPDSASLRRKAILVDVDSSQHVGGFQVVTPQAIAAVRGTQWAVDVASGKTSVLVVRGSVAVRRPAGEQVVLSPGEGVDVSSGSEPLVVRRWPAPRAAALLARLGQ, from the coding sequence ATGCATACGACCTTTCGCAGCCTGCTTGCCGCCGCACTCGCTGTCGGCCTTATTCCGCATGGAGCGGCCTTGGCGCAGTCTGCCGGCTGCACGATTGCGCGCGACGCCAGCGCCCGCCAGGTGTTCACTTGTCCAGGCGGGGTAAAGATCACGGCGGAGGCCGGCGCTTCCTTCCGCCTTGCCGACCGCAACCGTGACGGCAGCCCCGATTCGGCATCGCTGCGGCGCAAGGCGATCCTCGTCGATGTCGACAGCAGTCAGCATGTCGGCGGTTTCCAGGTGGTGACGCCACAGGCGATCGCTGCCGTGCGCGGCACCCAATGGGCCGTCGACGTCGCCAGTGGCAAGACTTCGGTGCTGGTCGTCAGAGGCAGCGTCGCCGTCCGCCGGCCGGCCGGCGAGCAGGTGGTGCTGTCGCCGGGCGAGGGTGTCGACGTCAGCAGCGGGTCGGAACCCCTCGTCGTGCGTCGCTGGCCGGCACCGCGCGCCGCCGCCCTTCTTGCCCGCCTCGGCCAATAA
- a CDS encoding citrate synthase produces the protein MPWLTAEEALQALKTKPQTLYANVSRGRIRAKPDPADPRRSLYQAADVQRLAERHAGRRKAETVATETIRWGDPVLSSAISTIIGGRLFYRGRDAADFADTATLEQTAALLWNGAEALASRTAAGHAAPSLQAAFLALAARVTSDLPSLGRSQAALRREASEVLCTVADALAPGSSDRPLHLRLAESWQRPNAADCLRRALVLLADHELNASTFAARVTASAGAALSASVLSGLATLTGPLHGAAWQGVDALIEAASALGAEQAIRRTLAQGHRLSAFGHPLYPDGDIRALALLSHFPLPQPFAELRETGEHMVGEKVNVDFVLAAMAAAFDLPREAPIIMFSLARSTGWLAHAMEQIDSGELIRPRARYAGPSPETTASP, from the coding sequence ATGCCGTGGCTGACCGCCGAGGAGGCGCTGCAGGCGCTGAAGACCAAGCCGCAGACGCTCTACGCCAATGTCAGCCGCGGGCGCATCCGCGCCAAGCCCGATCCTGCCGACCCGCGACGCAGCCTCTACCAGGCTGCCGACGTGCAGCGGCTGGCCGAACGCCATGCCGGCCGGCGTAAAGCCGAAACGGTTGCCACCGAGACGATCCGTTGGGGCGACCCGGTGCTCTCCTCGGCGATCTCCACCATCATCGGCGGACGGCTTTTCTATCGCGGACGGGATGCCGCCGATTTCGCCGACACGGCGACGCTCGAGCAAACGGCGGCATTGCTCTGGAACGGTGCGGAAGCACTTGCTTCCCGCACCGCGGCGGGACATGCGGCTCCGTCGCTTCAGGCTGCGTTCCTGGCACTGGCAGCGCGGGTGACATCGGATCTGCCGTCGCTCGGCCGCTCGCAGGCAGCCCTTCGCCGGGAAGCAAGCGAGGTGCTTTGCACGGTCGCCGATGCGCTGGCGCCGGGGTCTTCGGATAGGCCGCTGCATCTTCGACTGGCGGAAAGCTGGCAGCGGCCGAATGCCGCCGATTGCCTGCGCCGGGCGCTGGTGTTGCTTGCCGATCACGAACTCAACGCCTCGACCTTCGCGGCGCGGGTGACGGCATCGGCGGGTGCTGCTCTATCAGCCTCGGTGCTTTCCGGACTGGCGACGCTGACCGGACCGCTGCATGGCGCCGCCTGGCAGGGCGTCGACGCCCTGATCGAGGCGGCTTCGGCTCTCGGGGCGGAGCAGGCGATTCGCCGCACGCTTGCCCAGGGCCATCGCCTGTCGGCCTTTGGCCATCCGCTCTATCCGGATGGCGATATCAGGGCTCTGGCGCTGCTTTCACACTTTCCCCTGCCGCAGCCGTTTGCCGAGCTCCGGGAAACCGGCGAGCACATGGTCGGCGAGAAGGTCAACGTCGATTTCGTGCTTGCCGCGATGGCCGCCGCCTTCGATCTGCCGCGGGAGGCGCCGATCATCATGTTCTCGCTTGCCCGTTCCACCGGCTGGCTGGCGCATGCGATGGAGCAGATCGACAGCGGCGAATTGATCCGGCCGCGGGCCCGTTATGCCGGGCCGTCGCCCGAAACCACCGCCAGCCCTTAA
- a CDS encoding citrate synthase/methylcitrate synthase, with protein MKNGLEDVIAAETQLSDVDGEAGRLIIRGVSLDHLVADCSYEGVAALLLDGLIERSFDQAQLRAWLANARTRIFHHIGAADAALLTLPPVDAMRALIARLPDGEDLDTALSLLAAPAVFLPAILSLQRGERPIAPDASLPQAADILRMLTGQLPSKEQTAALDAYLVTISDHGLNASTFASRVIASTQAGLTSSVLAALSALKGPLHGGAPGPVLDMLDAVGTAENAGQWLSEALDRGERLMGFGHRIYRVRDPRADALKGALKPLISTGQVDPARGTLAQAVEAAALAILKARKPNRPLDVNVEFYTALLLEALGFPREAFTGVFAIGRTVGWLAHAREQALDGRLIRPRSVYIGPLPAAA; from the coding sequence ATGAAAAATGGCTTGGAAGACGTCATTGCCGCCGAAACGCAGCTCTCGGATGTCGATGGCGAAGCGGGGCGGCTGATCATCCGCGGCGTCTCGCTGGACCATCTGGTTGCAGACTGCAGCTATGAAGGTGTCGCCGCATTGCTGCTCGACGGGCTGATCGAAAGAAGCTTCGATCAGGCGCAGTTGCGCGCGTGGCTGGCGAATGCCCGAACACGGATTTTCCACCACATCGGGGCCGCCGATGCCGCTCTGCTGACGCTGCCGCCGGTTGATGCGATGCGGGCGCTGATCGCCCGACTGCCCGACGGCGAGGATCTCGATACCGCGCTCAGCCTTCTGGCGGCGCCTGCGGTCTTCCTGCCGGCGATTCTCAGCCTGCAGCGCGGTGAAAGACCGATCGCGCCCGACGCTTCGCTGCCGCAAGCTGCCGATATCCTGCGCATGTTGACCGGACAATTGCCGAGCAAGGAGCAGACGGCCGCGCTCGACGCCTACCTCGTGACCATTTCGGATCACGGCCTCAACGCCTCGACCTTCGCATCGCGCGTCATTGCCTCGACGCAGGCCGGCCTCACCTCTTCGGTCCTGGCCGCGCTGAGCGCCCTGAAGGGACCGCTGCATGGCGGTGCGCCCGGCCCGGTGCTCGACATGCTGGATGCCGTGGGAACGGCAGAGAATGCCGGCCAATGGCTCAGCGAAGCGCTCGATCGCGGCGAAAGACTGATGGGTTTCGGCCACCGCATCTACCGCGTCCGCGATCCGCGCGCCGATGCGCTGAAGGGCGCTCTGAAGCCGCTGATATCAACCGGGCAGGTCGACCCCGCCCGCGGCACGCTGGCGCAAGCCGTGGAAGCCGCCGCATTGGCAATCCTGAAGGCGCGCAAGCCGAACCGGCCGCTCGACGTCAACGTCGAATTCTACACGGCGCTGCTGCTCGAAGCGCTCGGCTTCCCGCGGGAGGCCTTCACCGGCGTCTTTGCAATCGGCCGCACTGTCGGGTGGCTGGCGCATGCCCGCGAACAGGCGCTCGACGGCCGGCTGATTCGCCCGCGCTCGGTCTATATCGGCCCGCTGCCGGCCGCAGCCTGA
- a CDS encoding SRPBCC family protein, whose protein sequence is MAIRRSTTVSRFIAAPPERIYRAFLDAEAVATWLPPGSMRGIVHAFEGREGGAFSMSLVYPDDAAGQPGKTSDKTDRFEGRFARLVPNEQIVWATVFESDDDSFSGEMTVSTTLSPVNGGTDVTMVCDDIPAGIRLEDNEEGCRLTLDNLAAFVGG, encoded by the coding sequence ATGGCCATCCGACGCAGCACGACCGTTTCACGCTTCATCGCCGCGCCGCCTGAACGCATCTACCGTGCCTTCCTGGATGCCGAAGCGGTCGCCACCTGGCTTCCGCCCGGTTCGATGCGGGGAATCGTCCATGCCTTCGAGGGCAGGGAAGGCGGTGCCTTCAGCATGTCGCTGGTCTATCCCGATGATGCGGCTGGGCAGCCAGGCAAGACCTCGGACAAGACCGACAGGTTCGAGGGCCGTTTCGCGCGGCTCGTGCCCAACGAGCAGATCGTCTGGGCCACGGTCTTCGAGTCCGACGACGACAGCTTTTCCGGCGAGATGACGGTCAGCACGACATTGTCGCCTGTGAATGGCGGCACCGATGTGACGATGGTCTGCGACGATATCCCGGCGGGCATTCGCCTTGAAGACAATGAGGAAGGCTGCCGTTTGACGCTCGACAACCTCGCCGCTTTCGTCGGCGGTTGA
- a CDS encoding CTP synthase yields the protein MARYVFITGGVVSSLGKGIAAAALGALLQARGYRVRLRKLDPYLNVDPGTMSPTQHGEVFVTDDGAETDLDLGHYERFTGRSATKTDNITTGRIYKNIIDKERRGDYLGATVQVIPHVTNEIKDFVIEGNDDYDFVICEIGGTVGDIEAMPFMEAIRQLGNDLPRGTAVYVHLTLMPYIPAAGELKTKPTQHSVKELQALGIHPDILLVRADREIPEAERRKLSLFCNVRPSAVIQALDVANIYDVPIAYHKEGLDDEVLAAFGIEPAPKPRLDPWEEVCNRIRTPEGEVTIAIVGKYTGLKDAYKSLIEALHHGGIANRVKVKLEWIESEVFEKEDPAPYLEKVHGILVPGGFGERGSEGKIHAARFARERKVPYFGICFGMQMAVIEAARNLADVSGASSTEFGPTKEPVVGLMTEWVKGNELQKRTAAGDLGGTMRLGAYKAALKKGTKISDIYGSTDISERHRHRYEVNVDYKDRLESCGLVFSGMSPDGVLPETIEYPDHPWFIGVQYHPELKSRPLDPHPLFASFIEAATEQSRLV from the coding sequence ATGGCGCGATACGTATTCATCACTGGCGGCGTGGTTTCCTCTCTCGGAAAAGGAATTGCGGCCGCGGCTCTCGGAGCGTTGCTGCAGGCCCGTGGATATCGGGTACGGCTTCGCAAGCTCGACCCCTATCTGAACGTGGACCCGGGCACGATGAGCCCGACCCAGCACGGCGAGGTCTTCGTCACCGACGACGGCGCGGAAACCGATCTCGATCTCGGCCACTATGAACGCTTCACGGGGCGTTCGGCGACCAAGACCGACAACATCACCACCGGCCGCATCTACAAGAACATCATCGACAAGGAACGGCGCGGCGACTATCTCGGCGCGACGGTGCAGGTCATTCCGCACGTCACCAACGAGATCAAGGATTTCGTCATCGAGGGCAATGACGACTACGACTTCGTCATCTGCGAGATCGGCGGCACGGTCGGCGACATCGAGGCGATGCCCTTCATGGAGGCGATCCGCCAGCTCGGCAACGACCTGCCGCGCGGCACCGCGGTCTACGTCCACCTGACGCTGATGCCCTATATTCCGGCCGCCGGCGAGCTCAAGACCAAGCCGACCCAGCATTCGGTCAAGGAACTGCAGGCGCTCGGCATTCATCCCGATATTCTGCTGGTGCGCGCCGACCGCGAAATTCCGGAAGCCGAGCGCCGCAAGCTTTCGCTGTTCTGCAACGTGCGCCCGTCCGCCGTCATCCAGGCGCTCGACGTCGCCAACATCTACGATGTGCCGATTGCCTACCACAAGGAAGGCCTTGATGACGAAGTGCTGGCAGCCTTCGGCATCGAGCCGGCGCCGAAGCCGCGTCTCGACCCGTGGGAAGAGGTCTGCAACCGTATCCGCACGCCTGAGGGCGAGGTGACGATCGCGATCGTCGGCAAATATACCGGCCTCAAGGACGCCTATAAATCGCTGATCGAGGCGCTGCACCACGGCGGCATCGCCAATCGCGTCAAGGTCAAGCTCGAATGGATCGAGTCCGAGGTCTTCGAAAAGGAAGATCCGGCGCCGTACCTCGAAAAGGTGCACGGCATCCTCGTGCCGGGCGGCTTCGGCGAACGCGGTTCGGAAGGCAAGATCCACGCAGCGCGTTTCGCCCGCGAGCGCAAGGTGCCGTATTTCGGCATCTGCTTCGGCATGCAGATGGCCGTCATCGAGGCGGCGCGCAATCTCGCCGACGTATCCGGCGCCTCCTCGACCGAATTCGGCCCGACCAAGGAGCCGGTGGTCGGCCTGATGACCGAATGGGTCAAGGGCAACGAGTTGCAGAAGCGCACGGCAGCCGGCGATCTCGGCGGCACGATGCGCCTCGGCGCCTATAAGGCGGCGCTGAAGAAGGGCACGAAGATCTCGGATATCTACGGTTCCACCGATATTTCCGAGCGGCATCGCCACCGCTACGAGGTCAATGTCGACTACAAGGACCGGCTCGAGAGCTGCGGCCTCGTCTTCTCCGGCATGTCGCCGGATGGTGTGCTGCCGGAGACGATCGAATATCCGGATCACCCGTGGTTCATCGGCGTGCAGTATCACCCGGAACTGAAGAGCCGGCCGCTCGACCCGCATCCGCTGTTTGCCAGCTTCATCGAAGCGGCGACGGAACAGAGCCGCCTCGTCTAA
- the secG gene encoding preprotein translocase subunit SecG, producing the protein MQTVLIVIHLMIVLALVGVVLIQRSEGGGLGIGGGSGFMSARGTANALTRTTAILATLFFITSLGLGILTRYEGRPSDILDRIPATGGQGNGILDSLGGGAQAPASQPAGNGVPSSGAATPAPQAPAAQTPATEAPAPATTAPAAQAPAATEPATSAPAAPATPAAPAPAQPAGVPTGQ; encoded by the coding sequence ATGCAGACCGTATTGATTGTCATTCATCTCATGATCGTGCTCGCCCTCGTCGGCGTCGTGCTCATCCAGCGTTCGGAAGGCGGCGGCCTCGGCATCGGCGGCGGTTCGGGCTTCATGTCGGCGCGCGGCACGGCCAATGCGCTGACGCGCACGACCGCGATCCTTGCGACCCTGTTCTTCATCACCTCGCTCGGCCTCGGCATTCTGACGCGTTACGAAGGCCGTCCGAGCGATATTCTCGACCGCATTCCGGCAACGGGCGGCCAGGGCAACGGCATTCTCGATTCGCTCGGCGGCGGCGCGCAGGCTCCGGCAAGCCAGCCGGCCGGCAACGGCGTTCCGAGCAGCGGCGCGGCAACGCCTGCACCGCAGGCTCCGGCTGCTCAAACCCCGGCAACTGAGGCTCCGGCTCCGGCAACGACCGCTCCGGCGGCCCAGGCTCCGGCGGCCACCGAGCCTGCAACGAGTGCCCCGGCAGCGCCCGCAACTCCGGCCGCGCCGGCACCGGCTCAGCCCGCCGGCGTCCCGACGGGACAGTAA
- the tpiA gene encoding triose-phosphate isomerase: protein MTPDVRPLVAGNWKMNGMRASLDQIKAIAEGVSSPLADKVEALICPPATLLYVATALCTDSPLSIGAQDCHQNPSGAHTGDISAEMIADCFGTYVIVGHSERRTDHAETDHLVRAKAEAAFAAGLTAIICIGETADERRTGQALDVIKRQLSASVPDSAAAENTVIAYEPIWAIGTGVTPTAGDVEKAHAFMRAELVGRFGGEGRKMRLLYGGSVKPANAGELMGIANVDGALIGGASLKAADFLAIYRAYEALLA, encoded by the coding sequence ATGACACCTGACGTGCGCCCGCTCGTGGCGGGAAACTGGAAAATGAATGGCATGCGTGCCTCCCTGGATCAGATCAAGGCGATCGCCGAGGGCGTTTCCTCGCCGCTCGCCGACAAGGTCGAAGCGCTGATCTGCCCGCCTGCGACGCTGCTCTACGTGGCGACCGCGCTCTGCACCGACAGCCCGCTGTCGATCGGCGCTCAGGACTGCCATCAGAATCCGTCAGGTGCGCATACCGGCGATATCTCGGCCGAGATGATTGCCGATTGTTTCGGCACCTATGTCATTGTCGGCCACTCCGAGCGCCGCACCGACCATGCCGAAACGGATCATCTGGTCCGCGCCAAGGCGGAGGCTGCCTTTGCCGCCGGGCTGACGGCGATCATCTGCATCGGCGAGACGGCCGATGAACGCCGCACGGGCCAGGCGCTCGACGTCATCAAGCGTCAGCTTTCCGCCTCGGTTCCGGACAGCGCCGCCGCCGAGAACACCGTCATCGCTTATGAACCGATCTGGGCGATCGGCACCGGTGTGACGCCGACGGCGGGCGATGTCGAAAAGGCACACGCCTTCATGCGCGCCGAGCTGGTGGGCCGTTTCGGCGGTGAAGGCCGCAAGATGCGTCTTCTCTATGGCGGCTCGGTCAAGCCGGCCAATGCCGGGGAGCTGATGGGCATCGCCAATGTCGACGGCGCGCTGATCGGCGGGGCGAGCTTGAAAGCCGCCGACTTCCTCGCCATCTACCGGGCCTATGAGGCGCTGCTCGCCTGA
- a CDS encoding phospholipase has translation MRMSTSHCTIITAIAAFFLSAAVLTAVGPARAGDALPPFKDDLFSKQAILQTGDDGAFEVIDYDEMRDINGRDQIPQKRVQQKYVALGIRKAQVDETLSPDGVSLDVTRVGQAQNAAFTVIFIHGRDGDRRLGANDYSFGGNFNRLKNLVAGNGGVYYSPTVRSFDSNGVAAIAGLIRYASAQSPGRPIILSCASMGSQVCWGIARDGDSVKRLKGMLVMSGVTDPDFTRSAFYKAKLPLWFAHGSRDPVYAASTQQALFESLHKAKYPTHFTLFQTGNHGTPIRMVDWRRILNWILAG, from the coding sequence ATGCGAATGTCCACAAGTCATTGCACCATCATCACTGCAATTGCGGCGTTTTTTCTATCCGCGGCTGTCCTGACCGCTGTTGGCCCAGCGCGGGCGGGCGATGCGCTGCCGCCTTTCAAGGACGATCTGTTTTCGAAGCAGGCCATCTTGCAGACAGGTGATGACGGTGCCTTCGAGGTCATCGACTATGATGAGATGCGCGATATCAACGGCCGCGACCAGATCCCGCAAAAGCGGGTGCAGCAGAAATATGTGGCGCTCGGCATCCGCAAGGCCCAGGTCGACGAGACGCTGTCTCCGGACGGTGTCAGTCTCGATGTCACCAGGGTGGGACAGGCCCAGAATGCCGCCTTCACCGTGATTTTCATCCATGGCCGCGACGGCGATCGCCGGCTCGGCGCCAACGACTACAGCTTCGGCGGCAATTTCAACCGGCTGAAGAACCTCGTTGCCGGCAACGGCGGCGTTTATTATTCGCCGACCGTCCGGAGTTTCGACAGCAACGGCGTTGCGGCAATCGCCGGCCTCATCCGCTATGCCAGTGCCCAATCGCCCGGCCGGCCGATCATCCTGTCCTGCGCCTCGATGGGCAGCCAGGTCTGCTGGGGTATTGCGCGCGACGGCGACAGCGTCAAGCGGCTGAAGGGCATGCTTGTCATGAGCGGCGTCACCGATCCCGATTTCACCCGAAGCGCCTTCTATAAAGCGAAGCTGCCGCTCTGGTTCGCCCATGGCAGCCGCGACCCGGTTTATGCAGCGAGCACCCAGCAAGCGCTGTTCGAAAGCCTGCACAAGGCCAAATATCCGACGCACTTCACGCTGTTTCAGACCGGCAACCACGGGACGCCGATCCGGATGGTCGACTGGCGCCGGATCCTGAACTGGATTCTTGCCGGCTGA